AGCTCCGTGACCACCAGTCAGGGTATCGCTTCCGTTGCCACCTACCAGAGAATCATCACCATTCCCACCAAGGAGAGAATCATTCCCGCCACCAAAGACATTTTGATCATCACCATCACCAATTAGGGTATCATTGCCAGTCCCACCAATCAGAGTATCACCGCTACCCCCACCTTCGAGCACATCATTTCCGTCTCCACCATCAAGGATGTCACTGCCTGGATTATAGTTTATGGGAATTCCAGTCAAACGCCTACGAACATCACCTAAAAGGGAATCATCACCAGCTCCGCCTTTTAAGACATCATTCCCATCTGCTCCGTTGAGAGTGTCATTTCCTGTTCCACCGTCGAGGAAATCATGATCAGATGTCTGTTTAACCTCAAACAAACTCAAGCCAAAGCTAGAACCCGGTCCACCAGTCAGGACATCATTCCCTGAGCCACCAATCAGGGTATCATTGCCCTCTCCACCGTTGAGAACATCTGAATCCTCCTCCCCTTCAAGACGGTCATTACCCCCTCGACCATTGAGAATATCATCCCCAGCTCTACCTTTGAGGGTATCATCCTGTGAGCCACCGTTGAGAGTATCGTTGCCACTGCCACCTATGAGAATTACACTAGTATTTGTAGTATTTGTTTCCAACCCCACGAAATTCAAGTTAAACATTTATTCGATCACCTATTCCTATCCAACTCCGACCTCCTTTATTGTCTGGTCTTAGGTATGGTAAAGCTAGCCAAATTGGCAGTATTTGGCCAATTTGACCGATTTCTTGGTGCGCGTTCACGCTTGTCGGGAAACTCGAGCGGGGTCGCACGGCAAAATACCGTTAAAAATGCTCAAGAATTATTGACGTTTGCCGAAAATCTTGCTCCCTAGGCGAATCATCGTTGCTCCTGCTTTAATAGCCTGCAAATAATCTCCCGACATTCCCATTGATACTTCTTTTAAGTTTAACTGAGTTGTTTGATTAAGCTGTTCCTTGAATTTAGCAACTTCTACAAATGCATCAAAAATTTCATATTCCGATAACCCCAAGGGAAGAATCGTCATTAACCCTTGAATATCTAAGGAATCGCAAGCTTCTAATTCTGGTAACGTTTCTAATAACTGCTCAACAGACCAACCATATTTATTAGGATCGGGCAAAATCTTAATTTGTAAACAAACCTTAGGT
The Moorena sp. SIOASIH genome window above contains:
- a CDS encoding calcium-binding protein translates to MFNLNFVGLETNTTNTSVILIGGSGNDTLNGGSQDDTLKGRAGDDILNGRGGNDRLEGEEDSDVLNGGEGNDTLIGGSGNDVLTGGPGSSFGLSLFEVKQTSDHDFLDGGTGNDTLNGADGNDVLKGGAGDDSLLGDVRRRLTGIPINYNPGSDILDGGDGNDVLEGGGSGDTLIGGTGNDTLIGDGDDQNVFGGGNDSLLGGNGDDSLVGGNGSDTLTGGHGADIFRFTFTNRPLPIFPPSMPSSQPLQPSTGINITNSFLLPRNSDSELPRPESGIDRITDFNVQQGDRIEIVSFGELDIDQISYNKTTGALSFEEQQFAQLQAGLDFSPEQHIDLQVFPPRSFVPPPPSAF
- a CDS encoding YggS family pyridoxal phosphate-dependent enzyme gives rise to the protein MTTPITDNIQQIRQQLKPNVRLIAVSKTVSVEKMREAYGAGIRDFGENRLQEACAKQEQLQDLEGISWHFIGHLQKNKAKLAVQTMDWIHSVDDLKLAQSLNRRANELNKRPKVCLQIKILPDPNKYGWSVEQLLETLPELEACDSLDIQGLMTILPLGLSEYEIFDAFVEVAKFKEQLNQTTQLNLKEVSMGMSGDYLQAIKAGATMIRLGSKIFGKRQ